The proteins below are encoded in one region of Phaseolus vulgaris cultivar G19833 chromosome 1, P. vulgaris v2.0, whole genome shotgun sequence:
- the LOC137816725 gene encoding 17.9 kDa class II heat shock protein-like — protein sequence MDLRVMGLESPLFHTLHHIMDMSEEGAGDKAHNAPTRSYVRDAKAVAATPADVKEYPNSYVFQIDMPGLKCGDIKVQVEDDNMLLISGERKREEEKEGAKYLRMERRVGKFMRKFVLPENANTDEISAVCEDGVLSVTVQKLPPPEPKKPRTIEVKVA from the coding sequence ATGGATTTGAGGGTCATGGGTTTGGAATCTCCTCTGTTCCACACGCTGCATCACATCATGGACATGTCGGAGGAGGGTGCAGGGGACAAGGCACACAATGCTCCGACACGGTCATACGTGCGGGACGCGAAAGCTGTGGCTGCAACACCTGCGGATGTGAAGGAATATCCGAATTCCTATGTGTTCCAGATCGACATGCCGGGTTTGAAATGTGGGGACATAAAGGTTCAGGTTGAAGATGATAACATGCTTTTGATTAGCGGAGAGAGAAAGagggaagaagagaaagaagggGCAAAGTATCTCAGAATGGAAAGAAGGGTTGGAAAGTTCATGCGCAAGTTTGTGTTACCTGAAAATGCAAACACTGATGAAATCTCTGCAGTGTGTGAAGATGGTGTGCTAAGTGTCACTGTGCAGAAATTGCCTCCTCCTGAGCCTAAGAAGCCACGGACTATTGAAGTTAAGGTTGCTTGA
- the LOC137816726 gene encoding 17.9 kDa class II heat shock protein → MDFRVMGLESPLFHTLHRMMDTSEEGAGDKTHNAPTQTYVRDAKAMAATPADVKEYPNSYVFQIDMPGLKSGDIKVQIEDDNVLLISGERKREEEKEGVNFLRMERRVGKFMRKFVLPENANTDAISAVCQDGVLSVTVQKLPPPEPKKPRTIQVKVA, encoded by the coding sequence ATGGATTTCAGAGTGATGGGTTTGGAGTCTCCCTTGTTCCACACGCTGCACCGCATGATGGACACGTCGGAGGAAGGTGCAGGGGACAAGACACACAATGCTCCGACACAGACATACGTTCGAGACGCGAAAGCGATGGCTGCTACACCTGCGGATGTGAAGGAATATCCAAATTCCTACGTGTTCCAGATCGACATGCCGGGTTTGAAATCTGGTGACATAAAGGTTCAAATTGAAGATGATAACGTGCTTTTGATTAGCGgggagagaaagagagaagaagaaaaagaaggggTGAATTTTCTGAGAATGGAACGAAGGGTTGGGAAGTTCATGCGGAAGTTTGTGTTACCTGAAAATGCAAACACTGATGCAATCTCTGCTGTGTGTCAAGATGGGGTGCTCAGCGTTACCGTGCAGAAATTGCCTCCTCCTGAACCTAAGAAGCCAAGGACTATTCAGGTCAAAGTTGCTTGA
- the LOC137816727 gene encoding uncharacterized protein: MSSSPTTHDDSQPHAPQEIDWHMLDKSKFFCLGTPLFSAVSAALYPAVVLKTRQQVSAAEISCRHMLRSIMRYEGLRGFYRGFGTSLMGTIPARALYMSALEVTKSNVATATVRLGFSDASATAIANAAGGVASAMAAQLVWTPVDVVSQRLMVQGVCYRNGFDAFRKILGVDGPRGFYRGFGVSIVTYAPSNAVWWASYSMVHKLIWATLGSKNEGLSLGCDSRVVVGVQGLSAVMASGVCAIVTMPMDTIKTRLQVLDAEEVSVLEVVRNLVREGGILACYRGLGPRFVSMSMSAAAMITTYEFLKRVSAKNVDRLTLYSG; the protein is encoded by the exons ATGAGTTCGAGTCCAACAACGCACGACGACTCACAACCCCACGCGCCGCAAGAAATAGATTGGCACATGCTCGACAAGTCCAAGTTCTTCTGCCTAGGAACACCCCTCTTCTCCGCCGTCTCCGCCGCCCTCTACCCAGCCGTCGTTTTGAAGACACGTCAGCAAGTGTCCGCCGCCGAAATCTCGTGCCGCCACATGTTGCGCTCCATCATGCGGTACGAGGGTCTCCGAGGTTTCTACCGAGGTTTCGGTACATCCTTAATGGGAACAATCCCCGCACGTGCGCTTTACATGTCGGCGCTCGAAGTCACCAAGAGCAACGTCGCCACCGCCACCGTTCGGTTGGGGTTCTCCGATGCCTCTGCCACTGCAATCGCTAATGCCGCCGGAGGAGTGGCTTCTGCCATGGCAGCACAGTTGGTATGGACCCCAGTTGATGTTGTTAGCCAGAGACTCATGGTACAAGGag TGTGTTACAGGAATGGTTTTGACGCATTCAGAAAGATTCTGGGTGTGGACGGTCCAAGAGGGTTCTACAGGGGGTTCGGGGTTTCCATCGTCACCTACGCTCCCTCCAACGCGGTTTGGTGGGCTTCGTATTCGATGGTGCACAAGCTCATCTGGGCCACGTTGGGTTCAAAGAACGAGGGTTTGAGCTTGGGATGCGATTCGAGGGTGGTGGTGGGAGTGCAAGGGTTAAGTGCAGTCATGGCAAGTGGGGTTTGTGCAATAGTGACGATGCCAATGGATACGATAAAGACGAGGTTGCAGGTGTTGGACGCAGAGGAAGTGAGTGTTTTGGAGGTGGTAAGAAATTTGGTGAGGGAGGGAGGGATTTTGGCCTGTTACAGAGGGTTGGGACCAAGGTTCGTGTCCATGTCAATGTCTGCAGCCGCCATGATTACTACCTATGAGTTCTTGAAACGTGTGTCGGCTAAGAATGTTGATAGATTAACACTGTACTCAGGCTAG